The Tamandua tetradactyla isolate mTamTet1 chromosome 8, mTamTet1.pri, whole genome shotgun sequence genome includes a window with the following:
- the PHF21A gene encoding PHD finger protein 21A isoform X9, with amino-acid sequence MSWESEKRVVEQLRKNLIVKQEQPDKFQIQPLPQSENKLQTAQQQPLQQLQQQQQYHHHHAPQAAAPSPSLTASQKTVTTASMITTKTLPLVLKAATATMPASVVGQRPTIAMVTAINSQKAVLNADVQSTPVNLQTSNKVTGPGAEAVQIVAKNTVTLQVQATPPQPIKVPQFIPPPRLTPRPNFLPQVRPKPVAQNNIPIAPAPPPMLAAPQLIQRPVMLTKFTPTTLPTSQNSIHPVRVVNGQTATIAKTFPMAQLTSIVIATPGTRLAGPQTVQLSKPSLEKQAIKSHAETEEKQTESRTITPPAAPKPKREENPQKLAFMVSLGLVTHDHLEEIQSKRQERKRRTTANPVYSGAVFEPERKKSAVTYLNSTMHPGTRKRGRPPKYNAVLGFGALTPTSPPSSHPDSPENEKTETTFTFPAPVQPVSLPSPTSTDGDIHEDFCSVCRKSGQLLMCDTCSRVYHLDCLDPPLKTIPKGMWICPRCQDQMLKKEEAIPWPGTLAIVHSYIAYKAAKEEEKQKLLKWSSDLKQEREQLEQKVKQLSSSISKCMEMKNTILARQKEMHSSLEKVKQLIRLIHGIDLSKPVDSEATVGAISNGPDCTPPANATTSTLAPSPSPSSQSCTANCNQGEETK; translated from the exons ATGTCATGGGAATCTGAG AAAAGAGTGGTTGAACAGCTACGGAAGAACCTGATAGTAAAACAAGAACAACCTGACAAGTTCCAGATACAGCCATTGCCACAATCTGAAAACAAACTACAGACAGCACAGCAGCAACCACTACAGCAgcttcagcagcagcagcagtaccaccaccaccacgccCCGCAGGCAGCTGCGCCCTCGCCCAGCTTGACTGCTTCACAG AAGACTGTAACTACAGCTTCTATGATTACCACAAAGACACTACCTCtcgtcttgaaagcagcaactgCGACCATGCCTGCCTCTGTTGTGGGCCAGAGACCTACCATCGCCATGGTGACTGCCATCAACAGTCAGAAGGCTGTGCTCAATGCTGACGTGCAGAGCACACCGGTCAACCTCCAGACATCTAATAAGGTCACTGGGCCTGGGGCAGAGGCTGTCCAAATTGTGGCAAAAAACACAGTCACTCTG cAGGTTCAGGCAACACCTCCTCAACCCATTAAAGTACCACAGTTTATCCCTCCTCCCAGACTCACTCCGCGtccaaactttcttccacag GTTCGACCCAAGCCTGTGGCACAGAATAACATTCCTATTGCCCCAGCACCTCCTCCCATGCTTGCAGCTCCTCAGCTTATCCAGAGGCCTGTCATGCTGACCAAGTTCACTCCCACGACCCTCCCCACATCCCAGAATTCCATCCACCCTGTCCGTGTCGTCAATGGGCAGACTGCAACCATAGCCAAAACGTTCCCCATGGCCCAGCTCACCAGCATTGTGATAGCTACTCCAGGGACCAGACTCGCTGGACCTCAGACTGTACAGCTTAGCAAGCCAAGCCTTGAAAAGCAG GCAATCAAATCCCACGCAGAAACAGAggagaaacaaacagaaagccGCACTATCACCCCACCTGCTGCACCCAAACCAAAACGGGAAGAGAACCCTCAG AAACTTGCCTTCATGGTGTCTCTGGGGTTGGTGACACATGACCATCTAGAAG AAATCCAAAGCAAGAGGCAAGAGCGGAAAAGGAGAACGACAGCAAATCCAGTATACAGTGGAGCCGTCTTTGAGCCAGAG CGTAAGAAGAGTGCAGTCACATACCTGAACAGCACAATGCATCCTGGGACCCGCAAGAGAG GTCGTCCTCCAAAATACAATGCAGTGCTGGGGTTTGGAGCCCTTACCCCAACATCCCCCCCATCCAGTCATCCTGACTCccctgaaaatgaaaagacagagacCACATTCACTTTCCCTGCACCTGTTCAGCCTGTGTCCCTGCCCAGCCCCACCTCCACAGAC GGTGATATCCATGAGGATTTTTGCAGTGTTTGCAGAAAAAGTGGCCAGTTGTTGATGTGTGATACGTGTTCCCGTGTATATCATCTGGACTGCTTAGACCCTCCTCTGAAAACAATTCCCAAGGGAATGTGGATCTGCCCCAGATGTCAGGACCAG ATGCTGAAAAAGGAAGAAGCAATTCCATGGCCTGGAACTTTAGCAATTGTTCATTCCTATATTGCCTACAAAGCAG caaaagaagaagaaaaacagaagttaCTTAAATGGAGTTCAGATCTAAAACAAGAACGAGAACAACTAGAGCAGAAGGTGAAACAGCTCAGCAGTTCTATAAGC AAATGCATGGAAATGAAGAACACCATCCTGGCCCGGCAGAAGGAGATGCACAGCTCCCTGGAGAAAGTAAAGCAGCTGATCCGCCTCATCCACGGCATTGACCTTTCCAAACCTGTAGACTCTGAGGCCACTGTGGGGGCCATCTCCAATGGCCCGGACTGCACCCCCCCTGCCAATGCCACCACCTCCACGCtggccccttccccttccccctcctcccagaGCTGCACAGCAAACTGTAACCAGGGGGAAGAGACTAAATAA